In Silene latifolia isolate original U9 population chromosome 3, ASM4854445v1, whole genome shotgun sequence, a single window of DNA contains:
- the LOC141646824 gene encoding uncharacterized protein LOC141646824: MEIYNSQSILNDIKSRELRGFKGRKRPCFTYNSSFDPRSDEPSCSRGLSSLHDGYPTPPLAVSFAKTIGNAHILGVTDEEGYLKLYDTRSKLKPSATNQENAEKAIVSSWIAHNNSVYDLCWTKDDATILTASADHLVKVWDVEQKKCTGELKGHTGSVKSICSHPTNTDIVVSGSRDGSFALWDLRCKHQNESWIMPTEQVNGAHTSAKRKRFVKGKAASMTLTSVLYLKDEVSVATAGAFDSTIKFWDTRNLRKRATHTSPHQEPTTDTNGRAHGVTSLSQDLNGLLISASCTDNRIYLYNVLKLDKGPISSFTGGQIGSFFVKASISPDATHLLSGSGDGNAYMWQVNNPHRDPMALASHEKEVTAVDWSLHEPGMIATASDDYTVRFWNVHGRFGLSPGYPCVRRKVTADPITDLNKESPSHSSHTEEVEDLSCQEVLKTPECNTAYQSRKHGLLSGVNLNDAFDRTPESAIRSPSSVLTPPSSLKKKTIRDYFVVC, encoded by the exons ATGGAAATCTACAACTCTCAATCAATCCTCAACGACATCAAATCCCGAGAACTCCGCGGTTTCAAAG GTCGAAAGCGGCCTTGTTTTACGTATAACAGCTCATTTGATCCTCGAAGTGACGAACCTAGTTGTAGTCGAGGACTTTCCAGCTTACATGATGGGTATCCGACTCCTCCTCTCGCTGTCTCTTTCGCTAAG ACAATTGGGAATGCACATATATTGGGAGTGACAGATGAGGAAGGGTATTTGAAATTATACGATACTCGATCAAAGCTCAAGCCTTCAGCAACCAACCAAGAAAATGCAG AGAAAGCGATTGTCTCGAGCTGGATTGCACACAATAATTCCGTTTATGATCTGTGTTGGACCAAG GATGATGCTACAATTTTAACAGCTTCAGCCGATCATCTA GTTAAGGTATGGGACGTAGAACAAAAGAAATGTACTGGCGAATTGAAAGGTCATACTGGCAGTGTGAAATCTATTTGCTCCCACCCTACAAATACGG ATATCGTTGTATCTGGCTCAAGGGATGGGTCTTTTGCACTATGGGACCTGAGATGTAAGCATCAAAACGAGTCATGGATAAT GCCAACTGAACAGGTAAACGGAGCTCATACCTCAGCTAAGAGAAAACGCTTTGTAAAGGGAAAG GCTGCCTCAATGACTCTTACTTCAGTTCTTTATCTCAAAGATGAAGTCTCTGTCGCCACAGCTGGAGCATTTGACAG CACTATAAAGTTCTGGGACACCAGAAACCTGCGAAAACGTGCTACTCACACTTCTCCTCATCAGGAACCTACTACAGATACA AACGGAAGAGCACATGGTGTAACCAGCTTATCCCAGGATCTAAATGGACTGCTGATTTCTGCTTCTTGTACTGACAATAG AATATATCTGTATAATGTTCTCAAGCTTGACAAAGGTCCGATCAGCTCCTTTACAGGCGGTCAAATTGGATCATTTTTTGTGAAG GCTTCTATCAGCCCTGATGCAACTCATTTACTGAGCGGTTCTGGAGATGGAAATGCATACATGTGGCAG GTAAACAACCCTCACAGAGATCCCATGGCTTTGGCAAGCCATGAAAAAGAAGTTACTGCAGTTGACTG GAGCCTACATGAACCAGGGATGATAGCCACCGCTTCAGATGATTACACA GTTCGTTTCTGGAATGTCCATGGCAGATTCGGCCTATCCCCAGGATATCCCTGTGTTCGTCGAAAAGTTACTGCAGATCCTATAACTGACCTTAACAAAGAAAGTCCAAGCCATTCAAGTCATACTGAAGAAGTTGAAGACTTAAGCTGTCAAGAAGTGTTGAAAACACCTGAATGTAACACAGCCTATCAATCCAGAAAGCACGGGTTACTATCAGGTGTTAACTTAAACGACGCTTTCGACAGAACTCCGGAATCTGCAATCAGAAGCCCTTCTTCTGTCCTAACTCCTCCATCTTCTCTGAAGAAGAAAACAATTCGAGATTATTTTGTAGTATGTTAG
- the LOC141645827 gene encoding putative ABC transporter C family member 15 yields MLFLEIAKQPLLIPVEESSPREVSRYTNAGFWSKLSFSWLNPVFRMGASQHLELADVPSIPSSDSAEMASFFLENTLRMQKTQAGSSLPRALFSTLWTALLANAFFAGVNMVASYVGPLLITRLVVYLTTKKDKSCYIEGIKLAIILFGAKCIESVSQRQWCFGASRIGVRARAATIALVYKKAVNVKLYGGTECNGKIINLINVDAEKLGELFRHIHGVWLFPLQVGLALVILYVNLGVAPSLAAFCSTLLVMIFNSPLASRQKWLQSMIMKAKDSRISCTSETLKTIRVLKLHCWESLYLKKLLKLREVEESRLSNYLYTCSAVAFLFWVSPALVSGVTFGVCLLVRTPLTPATVLSALATFRILREPIYNLPELISVIAQTRVSVARLEEFMYMTSNNNNEDNTDGESRYGGGVSMEIESGVYSWDMSDKPTIQILEPFCIRKGWKIGICGSVGSGKSSFLCSILGEIPRISGRGIKVWGEKAYVPQTPWIQSGTVRDNILFGKDMNRAFYAEVLEACALKKDLEIWQDADLCLVGERGVNLSGGQKQRVQLARAIYSRADVYLLDDPFSAVDAHTCRHLFQKCLMGMLSQKTVVYITHQLEFLSVSDLTLVMKDGSIVQSGKYDKLMENPDGEMVKQMAAHRKSVELIDNDDKGVILKVTEEKNNDACSIQYDKAEKNNEEEEEEVVRGRVKWSVYWSLISGAYGRALVPVILLCQIIFQGLQMGSGYWITWATQEAGRVSNEKLLGYYILLSVGSCLFILGRTVFLSTIAIETAHRMYLNMVKSVFRAPLYFFDITPSSRILSRSSTDQSTCDTDITYRVAGLVFAVIQLLSIIILMSQIKWQILLIFVAVVAISGWYQSHCAASSRELARMVGIQKAPILHHFSESMAGSSTIRCFNQASRFSETVVGLVNDYSRVSFHNMAIMEWLSLRINFLFNLAFFFVLLILVLLPRSAIDPSLSGLAAMYGLSMNVLQAWIIWNWCNVENKMISVERILGFSQLPSEAPLIIEDMRPKPEWPSQGCIQLNNLHVRYSPNLPMVLKGITCNIPAKTKVGVVGRTGSGKSTLIQALFRVVEPSKGTILIDGLDICSIGLHDLRSKLSIIPQDPTLFRGTVRDNIDPLQEHSDQQIWEVLKKCHGLATIVARDERLLDAPVAEDGVNWSLGQRQLVCLARVLLQKRRILVLDEATASVDTLTDNLIQKTVRQETSESTVITVAHRIPTVVDNDFVLVLDQGKIVEYDSPAMLLKSSSNALSKLVNEFLHRSSEKLQ; encoded by the exons ATGCTTTTCCTGGAGATTGCTAAACAG CCCTTGCTGATACCAGTTGAAGAAAGTAGTCCAAGAGAAGTTTCTAGATATACAAACGCTGGATTTTGGAGCAAGCTATCATTTTCATGGCTTAATCCTGTTTTTCGAATGGGTGCGAGTCAGCACCTTGAGTTAGCTGATGTACCATCAATCCCATCCTCTGATAGCGCAGAAATGGCGTCATTTTTCCTCGAGAATACGCTTAGAATGCAGAAAACTCAGGCTGGGTCGTCCCTGCCTAGGGCCTTATTTTCTACCTTGTGGACAGCACTGCTAGCAAATGCCTTTTTTGCTG GGGTCAATATGGTTGCTTCTTATGTTGGTCCTCTGCTCATAACCCGCTTAGTAGTATACCTTACAACAAAAAAGGACAAGAGTTGCTACATTGAGGGGATTAAACTAGCAATAATCCTGTTTGGGGCCAAGTGCATCGAGTCTGTATCACAGAGACAATGGTGCTTTGGGGCTTCTCGGATTGGTGTCCGAGCTAGAGCAGCTACGATTGCCTTGGTATACAAGAAAGCCGTGAATGTCAAGTTGTATGGGGGAACAGAATGTAATGGCAAAATCATAAACCTGATTAATGTTGATGCCGAGAAGCTTGGGGAGTTATTTAGACATATCCATGGAGTTTGGCTATTTCCCTTACAAGTAGGGCTTGCCCTTGTGATACTATATGTGAACCTTGGTGTTGCACCTTCCTTAGCTGCATTTTGTTCGACATTGTTGGTTATGATTTTTAACTCTCCTTTAGCCAGTAGACAAAAGTGGCTACAATCCATGATTATGAAAGCAAAAGACTCGAGAATAAGTTGTACTTCAGAGACTCTAAAGACTATAAGAGTTCTCAAATTGCATTGTTGGGAATCCTTGTATCTAAAGAAGCTCCTGAAATTGAGAGAGGTGGAGGAGTCAAGGTTGAGCAACTATTTATATACATGTTCAGCAGTTGCTTTTCTGTTTTGGGTTTCACCCGCCTTAGTTTCAGGGGTTACCTTTGGGGTTTGTTTATTGGTCAGAACACCATTAACCCCAGCTACTGTTCTTTCTGCCCTTGCCACTTTTAGAATTCTTCGAGAGCCTATTTACAACCTACCCGAGCTTATATCAGTTATAGCTCAAACAAGGGTCTCAGTGGCTCGACTTGAAGAGTTCATGTACATGACATCAAACAACAACAACGAAGATAATACTGATGGTGAATCCCGATATGGAGGTGGAGTTTCAATGGAAATTGAGAGTGGTGTTTATTCCTGGGACATGAGTGACAAACCCACAATTCAAATACTTGAACCCTTTTGTATAAGAAAGGGTTGGAAAATTGGTATATGTGGCTCAGTTGGTTCAGGAAAATCAAGTTTTCTGTGTAGTATACTCGGAGAAATCCCAAGGATCTCAGGTCGGGGCATCAAAGTTTGGGGAGAAAAAGCCTATGTCCCACAGACTCCCTGGATCCAAAGTGGTACAGTCAGAGACAATATCCTCTTCGGGAAGGACATGAATAGGGCTTTCTATGCGGAGGTTTTGGAAGCATGTGCCTTGAAGAAAGACCTTGAAATTTGGCAAGATGCTGATTTGTGTTTAGTCGGGGAGAGAGGCGTCAATCTTAGTGGAGGCCAGAAGCAACGGGTTCAGCTGGCCAGAGCTATCTATAGTCGAGCAGATGTCTACTTGCTCGATGATCCTTTCAGTGCTGTTGATGCCCACACTTGTCGGCATCTTTTCCAG AAATGTCTGATGGGAATGTTGTCGCAGAAGACTGTGGTGTATATTACCCATCAGTTGGAATTCCTGAGTGTTTCAGACCTAACTCTG GTGATGAAAGATGGCAGCATAGTTCAATCCGGAAAATATGACAAGTTAATGGAAAACCCAGATGGTGAAATGGTCAAGCAAATGGCTGCGCACCGAAAATCAGTTGAACTAATAGACAATGACGACAAGGGTGTAATATTAAAGGTTACTGAAGAAAAAAATAATGATGCATGTTCAATCCAGTATGATAAAGCAGAGAAaaataatgaagaagaagaagaagaagtagtgAGAGGTCGGGTCAAGTGGAGCGTTTACTGGAGTTTGATTAGTGGTGCATATGGAAGAGCTTTAGTTCCAGTTATTCTTCTCTGTCAGATCATCTTCCAAGGACTGCAAATGGGAAGCGGTTACTGGATCACTTGGGCAACACAGGAAGCTGGGCGAGTAAGCAATGAGAAACTGTTGGGATATTACATTCTGTTATCTGTTGGTAGTTGTTTGTTTATATTAGGGAGGACCGTCTTTCTCTCTACTATCGCCATTGAAACAGCTCATCGTATGTACCTCAACATGGTGAAATCAGTTTTTCGTGCTCCTCTTTATTTCTTCGACATCACACCTTCAAGCCGAATTCTCAGCAGG TCTTCAACAGATCAGAGTACGTGTGACACAGATATCACATACCGAGTAGCAGGACTTGTCTTTGCTGTTATTCAGCTGTTGAGTATAATTATCCTCATGTCGCAAATTAAATGGCAAATCTTACTGATTTTTGTTGCAGTGGTAGCAATCTCTGGTTGGTATCAG TCACATTGCGCAGCTAGTTCAAGGGAGCTTGCTAGGATGGTTGGAATCCAAAAAGCTCCAATTCTCCACCATTTTTCAGAGAGCATGGCAGGTTCTTCAACCATCCGGTGTTTTAATCAAGCAAGCCGTTTCAGTGAAACAGTTGTTGGCCTGGTAAATGATTACTCTCGAGTGAGCTTCCACAACATGGCAATAATGGAATGGCTCTCTCTAAGAATCAACTTCCTCTTCAACCTCGCCTTCTTCTTTGTTCTCCTCATCTTAGTGTTGTTACCTAGGTCAGCAATTGATCCAA GTTTGTCGGGGCTAGCTGCGATGTATGGGTTAAGTATGAATGTACTGCAAGCATGGATTATATGGAATTGGTGTAATGTGGAGAACAAGATGATTTCCGTGGAAAGGATTCTCGGGTTTAGTCAACTGCCTAGTGAAGCTCCGTTGATAATTGAGGACATGAGGCCAAAGCCGGAGTGGCCTAGCCAAGGTTGTATTCAACTCAACAACTTGCATGTCCGCTACTCGCCCAATCTACCTATGGTACTCAAAGGAATCACCTGCAACATCCCGGCTAAGACAAAGGTTGGAGTGGTAGGTAGAACTGGCAGTGGAAAGTCCACCCTTATACAAGCTCTTTTCCGAGTTGTAGAGCCTTCAAAGGGGACTATTCTCATAGATGGACTAGACATTTGTAGTATCGGACTCCATGATTTGAGATCGAAGCTTAGTATTATTCCACAGGATCCGACACTTTTTCGAGGGACTGTGAGGGATAATATTGATCCTCTTCAGGAACATTCTGATCAACAGATTTGGGAG GTACTGAAAAAGTGTCATGGGCTTGCTACTATAGTAGCGCGGGATGAAAGGCTTCTTGACGCACCTG TTGCGGAAGATGGGGTTAACTGGAGTTTAGGGCAAAGGCAGTTAGTTTGTCTGGCTAGGGTACTTCTTCAGAAGAGAAGAATCCTGGTCCTGGATGAGGCTACGGCATCTGTGGATACATTGACGGATAATTTAATTCAAAAGACTGTCAGGCAGGAAACTAGTGAAAGTACTGTCATCACTGTTGCCCATAGGATACCCACTGTTGTTGACAATGACTTCGTCCTTGTTTTAGATCAAG GAAAAATAGTAGAATATGACAGTCCTGCTATGCTACTCAAGAGCAGTTCAAATGCATTATCAAAGCTGGTTAATGAATTTCTGCATAGATCTTCCGAAAAACTGCAATGA